Genomic segment of Mycobacterium botniense:
AGTCTGCCCTGGAAAGGTGTGACATGTCGGCGATTCCTCGAATCGTATCGGTGGCGTTGGCTGTGGCTCTCGGACTGCCCCTGACCGTCCAGCTGGCACCTCCAGCGAACGCCGCGACCTGCAACGCGCCCGAAGCGAACGTCGACCCTCCGGCCGCATCCCCGCCGGTCGTGACCCCGCCCTCGCCGGTGGTCCGGCCGCCGACCGGGCGCCGGCCGCGCGGTGCTAATGAGCAGGCGCCGCTGCCCAGGCTGGGCCCGCTGATCTCGGCATTGCTCAACCCGAACCGCTACTCCGCACCAGTGCGGCAGCAGGCGGCGGTGCTACCCCCGGGGCCCAATCCTCCCGGCGCAGCCAACCAGCAGCCGGCCGCTGCTCCTGAGTTGGCACCGAACGCGGCCCCGGCGCCGGAGCCGGCGCCGCCGGCCGCTATCGCAGGGGCGCCGACGTCGCTGGTCGAATGGGTAACCGGGCCGAACAGCCCGAACAAAACCCTGCAACGGTTCGGCATCTCGGGAACCGACCTCGGAATCCTCTGGGACAACGGTGATCCCGTCAACCATCAGGTGCTTATGGCCTTCGGTGACACATTCGGCTATTGCAAGCTCCACGGTCAGCAGTGGCGGTATAACACACTCTTCCGCAGCGCAGACCATGAGCTATCAGACGGAATCAGCGTGAGCAACGGTGTGCCGAACGACAAATACTCCGGCTCACCTGTGCGACAGCCCAATTTTTCCAAACAGATCCTTCCCGGCGTTAAGTGGGCGCGCCAGGAGGGCATGATTCCCACCGCCGGCGTCTCCGTTGGCAGAACCCAATACCTCAACTTCATGTCGATCAAGCAATGGATCCGCGACGGTGAGTGGTCGACCAACTACTCAGCGATCGCGATGTCCCCCGATAACGGCCAGAATTGGGGAATCTATCCGGGCAGCATCCGCGCATCCACCCCGGACAGCGTCCCGGGAGTCCGGTACATTCCCGGAAACGAGAACTTCCAGCAAGGCGCATTCCTGCGCGCCCGCGACGGTTATATCTACTCGTTTGGGACCCCGTCCGGGCGCGGCGGCTCGGCGTATCTGGCGCGAGTTCCCCAGAACTTTGTTCCCGATCTCACCAAATACCAATATTGGAACGCCGACTCGAACTCCTGGGTGCCGAACAATCCGAAGGCGGCCACACCGGTTATCCCGGGCCCGGTGGGCGAAATGTCGGCCCAATATAACGACTATCTCAAGCAATATTTGGTGCTGTACACCAACGGCGCCAACGACGTGGTCGCCAGAACTGCGCCGGCGCCGCAAGGACCGTGGGGACCAGAGCAACTGCTGGTCTCGTCATTCCAGATGCCCGGAGGCATCTATGCGCCGATGATCCATCCCTGGTCCTCAGGCAAGGATTTGTACTTCAACCTGTCGCTGTGGTCGGCATACGACGTGATGTTGATGCACACCGTCTTGCCCTAACGGGAACTGGTCGGTGCGGCCACGGTCGTGTCAGCATGGCGCGCACCCCGCTCGACACGTGTCAGCATTGCGAGCATCACCGGAGGTGGCCGGGCGCGGCTTCGATTTGAGCCGCCCGCAAAAGATTTCACATCGAGCGAGGCGCTGAGCCACACCCGCGCCGGAAACGGCCCGGCGGCGCGGAGCGCCAGCCAAGCTGGATGTGTCGAGAACGTCGCGTAACCGCGACTATGCTGTGTCGTCGTGGCGCGACGCGGGAAGATCGTCTGCACTCTGGGCCCGGCCACCAATACTGACGAGTCGGTCAGGGCGCTGGTTGAGGCCGGAATGGACGTCGCCCGATTGAACTTCAGCCACGGCGACTACCACGAGCACAAGCTCGCATATGAGCGGGTGCGGGCCGCGTCGGATGCCACCGGCCGCGCGGTGGGCGTATTCGCCGATCTGCAGGGCCCAAAAATCAGGCTGGGCCGCTTCGCGGAGGGCTCCACCTACTGGGCCGAAGGTGAGACGATACGGATCACGGTCGCCGAGTGCCAGGGCAGCCACGACCGGGTGTCAACCACCTACAAGCAGCTCGCCAAAGATGCGGTGGCCGGTGACCGTGTCCTGGTCGACGACGGCAACATCGAGCTGGTCGTCGACGGTGTCGACGGTGACGATGTGGTGTGCACCGTCACCGAGGGAGGCCCGGTCAGCGACAACAAGGGGATGTCGCTGCCCGGTATGAATGTGTCCGCTCCGCCCTTGTCGGACAAGGACATCGACGACCTCAGGTTCGCACTGGACCTCGGGGTCGACATGGTGGCGCTATCGTTCGTGCGCTCACCATCCGATATCGAACTGGTTCATGAAGTGATGGACCGCATCGGGCGGCGGGTGCCGGTGATCGCCAAGCTGGAAAAGCCGGAAGCCGTCGACAATTTGGAAGCCGTGGTGCTGGCATTCGACGCCGTGATGGTGGCGCGCGGCGACCTGGGTGTCGAGCTGCCGTTGGAGGAGGTCCCGCTGGTGCAGAAGCGGGCGATCCAGATGGCGCGGGAGA
This window contains:
- a CDS encoding DUF4185 domain-containing protein, which translates into the protein MSAIPRIVSVALAVALGLPLTVQLAPPANAATCNAPEANVDPPAASPPVVTPPSPVVRPPTGRRPRGANEQAPLPRLGPLISALLNPNRYSAPVRQQAAVLPPGPNPPGAANQQPAAAPELAPNAAPAPEPAPPAAIAGAPTSLVEWVTGPNSPNKTLQRFGISGTDLGILWDNGDPVNHQVLMAFGDTFGYCKLHGQQWRYNTLFRSADHELSDGISVSNGVPNDKYSGSPVRQPNFSKQILPGVKWARQEGMIPTAGVSVGRTQYLNFMSIKQWIRDGEWSTNYSAIAMSPDNGQNWGIYPGSIRASTPDSVPGVRYIPGNENFQQGAFLRARDGYIYSFGTPSGRGGSAYLARVPQNFVPDLTKYQYWNADSNSWVPNNPKAATPVIPGPVGEMSAQYNDYLKQYLVLYTNGANDVVARTAPAPQGPWGPEQLLVSSFQMPGGIYAPMIHPWSSGKDLYFNLSLWSAYDVMLMHTVLP
- the pyk gene encoding pyruvate kinase; this translates as MARRGKIVCTLGPATNTDESVRALVEAGMDVARLNFSHGDYHEHKLAYERVRAASDATGRAVGVFADLQGPKIRLGRFAEGSTYWAEGETIRITVAECQGSHDRVSTTYKQLAKDAVAGDRVLVDDGNIELVVDGVDGDDVVCTVTEGGPVSDNKGMSLPGMNVSAPPLSDKDIDDLRFALDLGVDMVALSFVRSPSDIELVHEVMDRIGRRVPVIAKLEKPEAVDNLEAVVLAFDAVMVARGDLGVELPLEEVPLVQKRAIQMARENAKPVIVATQMLDSMIENPRPTRAEASDVANAVLDGADALMLSGETAVGKYPVLAVRTMSRIICAVEENSTAAPPLTHIPRTKRGVISYAARDIGERLDAKALVAFTQSGDTVRRLARLHTPLPLLAFTDLPEVRSQLAMTWGTETFIVPHQRSTDGMIREVDKALLELGRYKRGDLVVIVAGAPPGTVGSTNLIHVHRIGEDDV